One Thermofilum pendens Hrk 5 DNA segment encodes these proteins:
- a CDS encoding ABC transporter permease: MKRVSKKSVWVSGIALAVVYIVLYNFSLANVLVDNLFTALGLAVGLLLVALGYDYRWIKFSSGLSFLSVFSLLYNLFVALASIPSLPRAVGIFLAPLLGASIAGYALEKARYLREARRARGRALPLSRRLKALFYQLDPVMWFFMVFSSVALVVFLVVPILLVLLHAFQAPAGLPWYANFQRIFTSRDYVRLETLPGEQAVFQLPYGEGTLYVVKGLNYGILLNSLLNALVVTVVATVLGVAVAFVIARYSFPGKELLRILSMIPLFVTPFVNSYVVKILFSEYGPISMITSKLFGWSVRVDGLVGVALAQIISFYPIVYLNAYSAFLNVDPSTEEQGENLGAKGFLLFRTVTFPLALPGIVAGAIIVYIFSLEDVGAPLIFQEWNLMSAQIFKGFVTQTGIVSPESAALGLVMLFIAVLGFLAIRNYVGMRSYAMISRGGRLVSRQRPAGPLALAAIYLLVVPFVLVTVFPQIGVFLLAFNVMPPRGFSLSLAGFTLDYFEKLFLDPGIFTYIRNTLMYATISVLVAVVLAIMVGYSVSRVKVSWLSNVLDTLATIPLAIPGLVIALGYYYFFTTFFAGTPLDPASIGAFQAWVVLVVAYSIRKLPYVVRSVFAGFQQVHEGLEEAALNLGASRSKVIFGVVLPYIISYVFSGAVLGFIYMATEVSTSITIGNFNPSQAPMTYYMMNVYKGGSPVGVQVAAAMGVLLILIQLVAILIVVKIFKQRYAFIGV, translated from the coding sequence GTGAAAAGGGTTTCGAAGAAAAGCGTGTGGGTGTCCGGGATAGCCCTCGCAGTGGTGTACATCGTGCTCTACAACTTCTCGCTCGCGAACGTACTGGTAGACAACTTGTTCACCGCGCTCGGCCTAGCGGTAGGCTTGCTCCTAGTGGCGCTGGGCTACGACTACAGGTGGATTAAGTTCAGCTCCGGGCTCAGCTTTCTCTCCGTGTTCTCGCTCCTCTACAACCTCTTCGTAGCCTTGGCGTCGATACCGTCCCTGCCGAGAGCCGTGGGGATCTTCCTGGCACCACTCCTGGGAGCTTCCATCGCGGGCTACGCGCTCGAAAAGGCTAGGTACCTCCGGGAAGCCCGCAGGGCGAGGGGCAGGGCGCTGCCGTTGTCGAGGAGGCTGAAGGCGCTTTTCTACCAGCTGGACCCGGTAATGTGGTTTTTCATGGTTTTCAGCTCGGTTGCCCTCGTAGTGTTCCTCGTGGTACCGATACTCCTGGTGCTCCTACACGCCTTCCAGGCCCCGGCGGGGCTACCATGGTACGCCAACTTTCAGCGGATATTCACGTCGAGGGACTACGTCAGGCTGGAGACGCTACCCGGGGAGCAGGCGGTCTTCCAGCTACCCTACGGCGAGGGGACGCTCTACGTGGTGAAGGGCCTGAACTACGGTATACTGCTCAACAGCCTCCTCAACGCGCTCGTAGTAACGGTGGTTGCAACCGTGCTCGGAGTCGCAGTGGCGTTCGTGATCGCTAGGTACAGCTTCCCGGGAAAAGAGCTCCTCCGCATACTCTCGATGATACCCCTGTTCGTAACGCCATTCGTGAACTCCTACGTCGTCAAGATTCTCTTCAGCGAGTACGGCCCGATATCAATGATCACGTCGAAGCTGTTCGGGTGGAGCGTGAGGGTAGACGGCCTCGTGGGGGTGGCGCTGGCGCAGATAATCTCCTTCTACCCAATAGTATACCTCAACGCCTACAGCGCTTTTCTCAACGTTGACCCGAGCACGGAGGAGCAAGGCGAGAACCTGGGAGCCAAGGGCTTCCTGCTCTTCAGGACGGTGACCTTCCCCCTAGCGCTCCCCGGCATAGTCGCTGGAGCGATAATAGTGTACATATTCAGCCTGGAGGACGTAGGAGCTCCTCTGATATTCCAGGAGTGGAACCTCATGAGCGCGCAGATCTTCAAGGGCTTCGTGACCCAGACCGGCATAGTCTCCCCGGAGTCCGCGGCACTCGGGCTAGTAATGCTCTTCATCGCTGTCCTGGGCTTCCTCGCGATAAGGAACTACGTGGGGATGAGGAGCTACGCCATGATAAGCAGGGGTGGTCGTCTCGTCTCCAGGCAGAGGCCCGCCGGGCCCCTGGCACTCGCGGCGATATACCTCCTGGTGGTGCCTTTCGTCCTGGTAACTGTCTTCCCCCAGATTGGGGTTTTCCTCCTAGCTTTCAACGTGATGCCTCCGAGGGGCTTCTCCCTAAGCCTCGCTGGCTTCACCCTGGACTACTTCGAGAAGCTGTTCCTCGACCCCGGCATATTCACCTACATAAGGAACACGCTGATGTACGCTACGATATCCGTGCTCGTAGCCGTCGTACTCGCGATAATGGTGGGCTACAGCGTGAGCAGGGTTAAGGTCTCGTGGCTTTCAAACGTGCTCGACACCCTCGCAACGATACCGCTGGCGATCCCCGGGCTCGTCATAGCACTCGGCTACTACTACTTCTTCACGACGTTCTTCGCGGGTACGCCGCTGGACCCCGCGTCCATAGGAGCCTTCCAGGCCTGGGTCGTCCTCGTGGTAGCGTACAGCATCAGGAAGCTACCGTACGTCGTGCGCTCCGTCTTCGCGGGCTTCCAGCAGGTACACGAGGGGCTAGAGGAGGCGGCGCTGAACCTGGGCGCCAGCCGCTCGAAGGTTATATTCGGAGTCGTCCTCCCGTACATAATTTCCTACGTATTCTCGGGGGCTGTCCTCGGCTTCATTTACATG